The DNA region CCCGGGGTGACGCGGCCCCTGCAGGCGTTCTGCCCGGATGTTGAGCCCGCCAAAGGCCCTGAGGGCGGCATCGTGGTCGAGATCCCAACTGCCGCCGTGGCAGACGCTGTGATGCAGGGCCATGCGTCCGACTTCGCCCTCGCCGGGGGCGCCGGAGATGAAGACCACCGGCAGGCCTTCGGTCCGGGCCAGCGCCGCGGCGCTGAGGCAGGGCAGGCTGCCGACGGTATAGGTGGTCAGGCAAAAGCCGATGCCGCTGATCTCGGCCTGCGCGCAGGCACTGAAGCCGGCATGCATCTCGTTGCTGCCGGCAATGACCGGCAGGTGGTGTTCCAGGGCGGAGATGATATTGGCCACAAAATCGCCGCCCACGCCAAAGATGTGGGGTGCTTCAAAGTAGGCTAGTACCTGCGCCATGCTTTTGCCCAGGGTCGGCAGCGTATCGGCATAGTCCCTCCCGAAGTTGAGGCGAATGCTTTCCAGGTCCGAGCGGGTCATTGCATGATCTCCTGTTGGCAAGGGCTGAAGCCCTCCGGGGTTCGAGTTGTTGTGCGGCAATCCGGAGGTTCGCAGCCTAGTCCCGCGACAGACAACTGTCCTTGATGTCGATCAAACGCCCGACACGGACGTGCGGGTTCATGGGCGCCAGTCGGGATCCCGGCGGCGATTGCGCAGGACAAAGCGCTCTGGCGCCAGCGTGTCGATGATGCTGCTGTCCACCGAGGAGGGCAGTGCGCTCAATTGATCGGCAAGCAGGTCGGCGCACAGCGGGGTGTGGGTCAGGCCGCGTGAGCCATGAGCGATGTTGAGCCAGATGCGCGGTTCCAGGCGGTGAGGCTGGCAGGTGGCATCGGGCATGGGGCCGACCAGGGGCAGGGTGTCGACGGACTGGCAGCGCAGGCCGGCAAGTTGGCCTACCACCTCGATGTCATGACCACCCAGTTCGGCCCAGTGCCCGGGCAGCCCCCTGGCCAGTTCCTCCAGATTGGTTTGATCGTCTGCCGGGTCGATGACGGGTTCGCTGCGCAGGCGATCAAATGTGGCGCCGACACAATGAACGCCCTCCAGCGCGGGTGTCAGGTAGCCGGAATGGCAGTGGGGGGTTCGCCAGTCGGCACTGGATGCCGTGGCTCGACAGAAAGTGACCTGTCCGCGTACCGTGCGCAGCGGCAGCCAGCCCAGGCCGGGCAGGCGGGCAGTGGCGCTGGCAGTGCACAGCACGATGGCATCGCCTTCCAGCAGCCGGCCATCCGACAAGCGCATTGTCCCGCTTCCGTCCATCATTTCGACCCGGCCGGGCAGGCAGTCTATGGCGGGATGATCCAGCAGATGGCGGATCCAGGCCGGTGGATGCAGGTACCCTCCGTTGCTGAAGCATACGCTGTGTTCATTGACTTGTCGCAGCATCTCCTGCGGCCAGGCTTCCTGTTCGACGGCCGCCAGGGTCTTGCTTTGCAGGCGTGGATCGTTCAGGTGCTGAATCACACCTTCAAGGCGGCCGTGACTCTCGTGTGCGGGAAACCGAAGTCGTCGCAACCAGTCGCAGGCCCGGATCAGTGCCGACTGATAGAAGCGATTCTGCGCATGCAGGTGGGCGCTGGCCGTGGCATAAAGCACGCCGGCCAGGTGAGCGGGAACGGGGACGTCGGCATCGAAGACCGGATCGACGATGGTGACCTGCCAGCCTCGCTCGGCCAGTGCCCGGGCGGTGGTCGCACCGGCCGGTCCGGAACCGGCCACCAGGGCCAGGCCGCGTCGGAAGCGGGCCGGTGTCCAGGTTCCGGGCATTTGCCCGGTCAGGCGGTGTCGCTTGCGCCCGAAGCCCGGCTGTCGCTCGACGATAAAGCCGGCGTCGGCCAGGCCGCGTCGCACTGCACCGGCCGCGGTGAACGTACCCAGAGTCGCGCCCGGACGGGATCTTTCGGCGATGGTGGTCAGCAGGGGCGGCTGCCACATGGCCGGATTTCGTGCTGGCGCGAAACCGTCGAGAAACCAGGCGTCGGCCTGCAGGTCGTGGTGTTGCAACAGGGTGAGGGCGTCGCCGAGCATCAGCGTCAGCGTGACCCCGTCGCCCAGAACGATTGCGTGGGCGCCGGGTGCCGGGGGTGGGTAGGCGGCCAGCAATCGCTCGGACCACTCGCTCAGCTCTGGCCAGGCGGCCAGAGACCGGCCCAGGTCATCGCGACCGAGCGGGTGCAGTTCGGTCGAGATCAGGTGCAGCCGCGCCTGTTCTGGTGCGTGCTGACGGAAACTCCGGGCAGCCAGCAGACAGTTCAGCCCGGTGCCGAAGCCGGTCTCTCCGATCACGAACAGACCATCGTTGTCGAGTCGGGTGAAGCGTTCGGGCAGACGGTTGGCCTGGATGAAGACCTGCTCGCTTTCGGCCATACCCTGCCCGGCACTGAAATAGTGGTCGTGATACTGCACCGACGCCGGCGTGCCATCGGTCCATGTGGGTCGCGCCGGTCGAATGGGTGGCAGGGAAAGCTTCATGGGCGGGAAGCGAGTCGAGCGTGGCGGTATTGTAGCCGCCGTTTGCGCCGGAGCTTGCTATCGGTTTCTGCGCAGCAAGGCCTGACGGCAGGGTGCAAATGTTATATCATATCGCTTCGGATGACGCTGTCGGGAGATACGGATGGCTGCTGTGTTCAAAACCAGAGCGGATGCGCGGCCCGGCGCCACGCTGGATCGCCTCGCGATCTGCGTGTCGGCGGCCTGTCTGGCGCAGTGCCTTTTGCTGCCCGTGCTGGTGGTGGTGACTCCGTTGATGTCGGTCGGGTTCCTCGGTGAGGAGGCCTTCCACCTGTTCCTGCTGGCCGTGATCGTCCCACTCAGCATCCTGGCCTTTGGGCTGGGTTATCGCCTGCATCGCAACCGAAGCATGCTGGTACCGGGGGGGATGGGGCTTGGCCTGGTGGCAACCGCCGCGGTTCTCGAGGCGACTGTTCTGCATGGACTCACTGCGGCTGTGCTGACATCGCTGGGTGGCGTGCTGCTGATTGCCGGTCACTGGCTCAACCTGCGTCAGCGGCGCCGGGTCTGCACAACGCCCCAGAGCTGATCGATCGGGGGTGATTCGGTCTCGGCAGGCCGGTTCATTGCTGCTAGAATCTCCCAAACTCTCAAGAGACGGATCATGAGCGAGATACCTTCCGATCTTCGTTTTACGGAAAGTCATGAATGGGTCAGCCAGGAAGAAGAGGGCGTGGTCAAGGTTGGCATCAGCGATCATGCCCAGGAGCAGCTGGGTGACCTGGTTTTTGTCGAGTTGCCTGATGAAGGTGCGACTTTCGGCAAGGGCGATGCCTGTGCCGTGGTCGAGTCGGTCAAGGCGGCATCGGACATCTATGCGCCGGTTTCAGGAGAGATCATCGACGTCAATGAGGCGCTGGCCGATACGCCGGAGATCCTCAACAACGATGCCTATGGCGACGGCTGGCTGTTCTCGATTCGCCTGGACAATGCCGGTGAGCTTGATGAGCTGATGGACGCCGACGCTTACCGCGAGCACGTCGCGGAAGACTGAGCTGCCAGCCGATCGGCTGCCCGGATCGGTTCGGGCAGCCGGTACCGAGTTGCGCAGGCCAGCACCAGTTCGACCGCACGATCCAGGCTGACTCGGTGTCCGATCGAGACATACAGTGGTCGCACCCCGGTGCGGGTGCGCACCACCTTTCCGATTTCCTCTCCGCGGTCGATCAGGGCAACGGCGCTGCCACGGGTCCTGCCAGGCCCGGGGTGATCGCCGCATAGCCGACTCTTGCCCACGCCCACGCTGGGCAATCCGGTTTCCACGCCCAGATGGCAGGCAACTCCGAAACGGCGCGGGTGGGCAATCCCCTGGCCGTCGCACAGCACCACGTCGGGTGTGGCGGGTAACCGAGCCAGTGCCGCGAGAATGGCCGGCAACTCCCGAAACGACAGCAGACCGGGGGTGTAGGGCAGACGGGTCGGGCATTCGGCCACGGCCTGTGATTCCGTGACCAGATCCGGAAAGCGCACCACCACTGCTGCCGCACGGGTCAGTCGGCCCCGCTCTGGAAACGCGCAATCGACCGCCGCAACCCGGGCCGGAGGCCAGGCCAGCCGGTCGTTTCGATCGACTGCACTGGCCAGCTCGCGCTGACGGGCGACAAGCTCTGCGCTCAGCCCCGCTGCGGTCTTCATGCCGGACCCGGCTGCCCGAATGCTTGCTCCCAGGCTTTCCTGACCCGATCCTCCATGGCGTTCATGTCGCTCATGCTGGCCTCGCGCAGCAGCCAGTTGCGGTGTCGCATGCGCATCAGTGCCATCCAGTCCCGGGCCAGCTCGCGCGCGCTGTCGGGCGTAATCCAGCCTGCTTGTGCCAGCAAATCGAGCTGCTCGGGCGTGGTTCGGGCATCGGTCAGGTCCGGGTGGTCGGCAGCCTTGAGCAGTACCCCGAGTTCGGCAATGAACTGCAGGTCCGTGAGCAGCTTGCGCGTGGTCGATTCCCGCCGATGGCGCTGCTGGCGCTGCCTCATGTCGGCCAGCTCCCGGGACACCGTCTCCGGCTCACGGGGCTGAATCAGAACCTGTCTACGGACGTTCTCGAAGTCGGCCTCCAGGCCAGCGTCTCCGGCAATCCAGCGGGCGCGGATCAGCGCCTGATGCTCCCAGGTCCAGGCCTTGTTGACCTGGTACTCGGAAAAGCTGTCCAGGGTGCTGACCAGCATCCCGGCCCGGCCATTGGGACGCAGCCGGGTATCGATCTCGAACAGCCGGCCGCCGGGCAGCGGCATCTGCATGGCACTGATCAGGCGTTGCACGGTGCGTACGGGCACGCTGCCCTCGCGATGCAGAAATACCAGGTCGAGGTCAGACCCGTAGTGCAATTGCCGGGCGCCCAGGTTGCCGTAGCCGATCACGGCGGGAGCATGGTCGGGGTCGATCAAGTCAAGGACCTTGTGCAGGATCATCGCCGCCACTTCGCTAAGGCGCCAGCCGACATCGACCACATCCAGCCGCTCATCGATCTCGGCCAGGGCCGTTTTCAGGAAGGCGGCCTGGCGCCACCTTCCCAGTGCCCAGAGACTGGCTTCCTGGTCGCCTTTCTGTGGTTCGGGGGCGGCGGGAAGGTCCAGGCCATGGACCGGGTCGAGCAGGTCGTCGATCAACTGGGGGGAGTCGATGATCCATTCCGCCACGCGGTCGCTGGCCCTGAATACCCGGACCAGGCGGCTGAGGGTTTGCGGTCGCTCCCTGAGCAGCGACAGGTAGGCGGAGCGGCGCGCGATCTGCTCGATTAGTCGCAGCAGGTCGTCCAGGGCCAGGTCGGGCGGGCGGTGTTTGGATACCTCTTCGAGCAATGCGGGCATGAGGCGGTCCAGTCGCTGGCGTCCTTCGGCGCTGATCGGGCGCCGCCGCAGTGCATCATGCAGCTGCTCGAGGTCGGCTGACGCCTGTTCGGGTTGCTCGAACCCTAGCTGCTTGAGCCTGGCGTCGAGACCGTCTGCAACCGGCCACAGCTCACGGGCCGCCCCGGGCACGGACTCAGGTTCGCGAAAGCGTTCGGCAAACAGCGTTCGAACCGCCTGGCGGTGGTCATCCATCTCCTCGACCAGTTCGGTCCAGCTGGCGCAGCCCATCAGTTGTGCCAGCTTTTCGCGCTCGTCTGAGCCCGAGGGCAGTCGATGTCCCTGACGCCCGGTCATGGCCTGCAGGCGGTTCTCGAGAATGCGCAGGAATTCATAGGCAGTCTGAATGCGCTGACCGGACTCGCTGTCGATCAGGCCCAGTTCCGTACTGGCTGCCAGCGCGGGCAGAAAGCCGGTGCAGCGCAGTCGGGGTTCGCGTCCACCGCGCAGGATCTGCAGGCTCTGAACCAAGAACTCCATTTCCCGGATGCCGCCGGGGCCGCGCTTGATGTCATCCTCGCGGTCACGACTGTTGGCATCAATGCGCCGGTGTAGTTCTCGCAGGCTCTCGAAGATGCCGTAATCGAGATAGCGCCGGTAGATGAATGGCTGCAGCGCATCGATCAGCTCCCCGCCGGTCTCTAGGTCGCCGGCCACGGGTGCGGCCTTGAGCCAGGCATAACGCTCCCAGGTCCGGCCCTCGCTCAGGAAATACTGTTCCATGGCCGAGAGCGACCAGACCAGGGCCCCGGCTTCGCCGAAAGGTCGCAGCCGGGTATCGACCACCCACACCCGTCCCTGTGCCGTGACCGGGTCGAGCAGGGCGATCAGTTCGCGAGCGACCCGGCGCATCCAGTCCGAGGCATCGAGCGGACGTCGGCCATCGCTGCGTCCGCTGCCGTCGCGGGCGAAGACGAGGTCGATGTCGGAGTTGAAGTTGAGTTCATCGCCGCCGAGCTTGCCCAGCCCGATGATGGCCAGTCTCAGTGACTGTCCATCCTCGTTGGTCAGGCGGCCGAACCGCTCCCGCACGCGTGCTTCGGCGGCTGCGGTGGCCAGGTTGAGACAGTCCGTGGCCAAGGCGGAAACGGCTTTGCCGGTGGTAGCGATATCATCATGCCCGTGCAGGTCGCGCCACAGGATATGACAGGCCTGAAGCTGCCGGTAACGACGCAGGGCGGCTGCCGGATCTTTGTCCAGTTCATCGGCTCCCGGGGGGGCGACTGGCTGCTCCGGGTGAGGGGCATCGGGGAAGCGTCGACGGGCCTCGGCAACAAAGCGGCACAGCCTGCTCAGTTCATCCAGGTCCAGTTGCTCCACGGGGCGCTTCATGTTCGACTCCGGCTGCTGGCACCGACCAGCGCGCGGAACAGGGCCCGCTGGCGGCGCCGTTGCGGCAGGTATTCCGGGTGCCATTGCACCCCGATGATGAACCGGTCATCGGCTGACTCGATGGCCTGAACAATGCCGTTGGGTTCGACTGCACTGACCCGCAGGGCCTTTCCAAGCCTGTCGATGGCCTGTGAATGCAGGGCATTGACATGAAGCGTGTCGACGCCGGTGATAGCGGCCAGGCGAGTCGCTGGCAGAATATTGACTTGTTTGCGTGGCAGAACGGAGCGAATGGCAGGATACTCCTCGTAAAACCCTTCGATATTCTGGTACAGGCTGCCGCCGGTGACTACATTGATCAGCTGCATGCCCCGGCAGATGCCCATCAGTGGCACCCTGTTGGCCAGGGCCCGGCTGATCAGATCCTTTTCCAGTACATCACGCGCCCTGTTGATGCCGCTGGTCTTGGTCGTGAGCAGTCTGCGAACGAGAAACAGGAGCGGGAACAGTATGACGCCCAGTGTGCGTCGCCAGCCGCTTGCACCGCGGTCCTTCAGCTCCTTCAGCTCGGGGCGGCGTGATTGTCCATACAGGCCCGGGCTGACATCGGCACCACCGCCAATGATCAGCCCGTCCAGACCGTCAATCGGATGCGGTTGTCCTGGTTGTATGCGAACCGCTCGACCGCCGGCCCGGCGCACGGCGCGGGCGGTAAACAGCCATGCTGCCGTTCCGCCCCGGTCGGGGCCGGTAATGCCGATGACGGGACGATGGCTCACGACCAGAAGCGTTGCAGCCGCTCACCAAGCCAGCGTTTGAGGCCGCCCGGGGTTTCCAGGTAGTGCTTGCATTCGGTCTCGAGTTCGTCGGGCTGGTTGGCCAGTTGTTCCACCGCCATCCAGTGATTCCAGGGCACGGCCAGTGACCAGTCGGCTTCGTCGATCAGGCAGTTGGGCAGGCGGTAGTGCCAGGCCGGTCTGGGCTTGATCAGGTCCCGCTCCACCGGTGCGTCCATCACTCGGTCCTCATCGAGGTGGGCCAGTAGTGGCAGCAGGTCAAGCGGCCGGTTGCGTGTTGGCGTCATGGCGAGAAAATCGTCGATCAGTCGTCGCTGGTCTGGTTGATAGTCGGGGTCCAGTACATGCCGGACATAGTCTTCAGGGTAGGGCTGAACGTAGGGCGTGATGCGTCGGGAAAAATCGACATCCTCTGCCTCAAGCAACCATTCGTATCGAAGCAGAAAAGCGCGCAGCAGTGACAGGATGTCGTTGGCTTCAACGCTGGCCACTTCGATATTGAGGTGCAGGCCGAAGGCATAGAACGGCGAGGAATGGGTGCCGCGAGCCCCGGCTTCATGCAGTTCCTTGCGGATGGCATCGAGCTCGGGCAGACGCGTCCAGGGAATGGGTGGCCCAACCAGTTCCAGCGGCACCACCAGCCCGGCCACTTTCGACATGACTTGCTCCAGATTCTCGCGAGTCTCGCCCTCGCCAATGTCGATACCCAGATCCTGAAGGTGTTTCTGATAGCCCCTGCTTTTGAGGATGTCGGCATCCAGTTCGATGCGGAAGTCGCCCAGCGTGGTGTCTCTGACCGTGCTTTCAAACGGACTGGAACGCTTCATCTCACCACCGGCGGTCGCCATGACCGCTTTGGCCATCTGATCAGGCGTGATGCCGCTCAACTCCAGTTCCACTCCCACCTTGCGAGCTTCCCCCCGGGGATTGTCGCCACGAGGTGGTTGGATGAAATCGCTACCGCTACTGCTGGATTCAGGCAATGGATTGACCGCTGGGTGCTGGTGCTTCTGAAAGGATAGCCCAGAGTGCATGCCCGCGACGGCAAAGATCGTGAACGGCCCTCGGCGTCCACTCGCTACAGGATCGGAGCGATTGTGGCTTCGAGGCCGGTCTTGAGCGGGAGGCTCCGCTTCAGTTCAATGCGGTGGTTAGTGGGCCATGCGGTCAATTATTAACCCGGCACGAATGTAGATCACATTCAGGGCTTCAATCAGGGCCCGAATCAAGGCGTCGCTCGCCGCCAAGGGTGATCCCCTTGGCAAGAGCGAGAACGCAGAGTCGGGCCCTGATTGAAGCCCCTAACTATCTGATTCTAAAAAGTCAGGCCGCAGTGTGCGCTTCGGCAGACTGCGTTATCGAAACTTGCTGTAGGAGTGCTACAGCGGCGTTGCGCTGCCTTGCTGCCGAAGCGCACACTGCGGCTGAATGCGATCTACATTCGTGCCGGGTTAATAGGTAACGCTCAGCCGTCGCACAAGCGTCGTGGGCAAGGCGCGCGAGCGCAGGACTGGCCGTCGCCAATTCAAGCGAGTGGAACACGTGCAGCGGCTCCACTCGCAAGGCTTCATTCGCTACGCGAAAGTCGCCATGCGGTTTCGCCTGCCCTGCCCACGGCGCTTGTGCGACGGCCCTTCGGGAGTCACTGTGCTGGCGCGACTCGGCGTTGCGTTTCTTGGCAAGGATGCTGCCATTCCCGGCGAAACGCGCCTTGATTCGCGCCAGCGCAGTGGCTCTGAGCGTTACCTATTTGACCGCATGGCCCACTAGGCCTTCAGCGAACCCTCCCACTCAAGCCCGGCACGTCGCCCAAAAAAGAAAACCCCGGCACAGCGGCCGGGGTTTCGATGCATACGGGCGTTGCCATTGGCGCATGCATAGGGACTAGAAGGTCCTGGTTCCAGGCAAGGCGCGGGGCGGCTGGGGAGCGGAGCGTACCTTGATGGTACGTGAGCATCGCCAGCCGCCGCGCAACGCCGCATGGGGCCAGGAGATTCGGTCCCGGCGGTTACATCATGCCGCCCATTCCGCCCATACCGCCCATACCACCCATATCCGGCGCACCGCCGCCGTCATCTTCCTTCGGAAGTTCAGCGATGGCGCATTCGGTGGTGATCATCAGACCGGCCACGGAACCGGCATTCTGCAGGGCGGTGCGAGTGACCTTGGTCGGGTCGAGAATACCGGCCTCGATCATGTCGACGAACTCGCCGCTGGCGGCGTTGTAGCCATGGTTGCCCTTGCCGGCCTTGACTTCGGCCAGGATCACCGACGGCTCGCCTCCGGAGTTGGACACGATCTTTCTCAGCGGCTCTTCCATGGCGCGACGGGCGAGCTTGATGCCGACAGACTGGTCATCGTTGTCGCCGGTCAGGCCTTCGATGGCCGACAAAGCACGGATCAGGGCGGTACCACCGCCAGGCACCACGCCTTCCTC from Wenzhouxiangella sp. AB-CW3 includes:
- the nfi gene encoding deoxyribonuclease V (cleaves DNA at apurinic or apyrimidinic sites); its protein translation is MKTAAGLSAELVARQRELASAVDRNDRLAWPPARVAAVDCAFPERGRLTRAAAVVVRFPDLVTESQAVAECPTRLPYTPGLLSFRELPAILAALARLPATPDVVLCDGQGIAHPRRFGVACHLGVETGLPSVGVGKSRLCGDHPGPGRTRGSAVALIDRGEEIGKVVRTRTGVRPLYVSIGHRVSLDRAVELVLACATRYRLPEPIRAADRLAAQSSATCSR
- a CDS encoding amidoligase family protein, which gives rise to MGVELELSGITPDQMAKAVMATAGGEMKRSSPFESTVRDTTLGDFRIELDADILKSRGYQKHLQDLGIDIGEGETRENLEQVMSKVAGLVVPLELVGPPIPWTRLPELDAIRKELHEAGARGTHSSPFYAFGLHLNIEVASVEANDILSLLRAFLLRYEWLLEAEDVDFSRRITPYVQPYPEDYVRHVLDPDYQPDQRRLIDDFLAMTPTRNRPLDLLPLLAHLDEDRVMDAPVERDLIKPRPAWHYRLPNCLIDEADWSLAVPWNHWMAVEQLANQPDELETECKHYLETPGGLKRWLGERLQRFWS
- the gcvH gene encoding glycine cleavage system protein GcvH — protein: MSEIPSDLRFTESHEWVSQEEEGVVKVGISDHAQEQLGDLVFVELPDEGATFGKGDACAVVESVKAASDIYAPVSGEIIDVNEALADTPEILNNDAYGDGWLFSIRLDNAGELDELMDADAYREHVAED
- a CDS encoding gamma-glutamyl-gamma-aminobutyrate hydrolase family protein — translated: MSHRPVIGITGPDRGGTAAWLFTARAVRRAGGRAVRIQPGQPHPIDGLDGLIIGGGADVSPGLYGQSRRPELKELKDRGASGWRRTLGVILFPLLFLVRRLLTTKTSGINRARDVLEKDLISRALANRVPLMGICRGMQLINVVTGGSLYQNIEGFYEEYPAIRSVLPRKQVNILPATRLAAITGVDTLHVNALHSQAIDRLGKALRVSAVEPNGIVQAIESADDRFIIGVQWHPEYLPQRRRQRALFRALVGASSRSRT
- a CDS encoding MerC domain-containing protein, whose product is MAAVFKTRADARPGATLDRLAICVSAACLAQCLLLPVLVVVTPLMSVGFLGEEAFHLFLLAVIVPLSILAFGLGYRLHRNRSMLVPGGMGLGLVATAAVLEATVLHGLTAAVLTSLGGVLLIAGHWLNLRQRRRVCTTPQS
- the mnmC gene encoding bifunctional tRNA (5-methylaminomethyl-2-thiouridine)(34)-methyltransferase MnmD/FAD-dependent 5-carboxymethylaminomethyl-2-thiouridine(34) oxidoreductase MnmC, translated to MKLSLPPIRPARPTWTDGTPASVQYHDHYFSAGQGMAESEQVFIQANRLPERFTRLDNDGLFVIGETGFGTGLNCLLAARSFRQHAPEQARLHLISTELHPLGRDDLGRSLAAWPELSEWSERLLAAYPPPAPGAHAIVLGDGVTLTLMLGDALTLLQHHDLQADAWFLDGFAPARNPAMWQPPLLTTIAERSRPGATLGTFTAAGAVRRGLADAGFIVERQPGFGRKRHRLTGQMPGTWTPARFRRGLALVAGSGPAGATTARALAERGWQVTIVDPVFDADVPVPAHLAGVLYATASAHLHAQNRFYQSALIRACDWLRRLRFPAHESHGRLEGVIQHLNDPRLQSKTLAAVEQEAWPQEMLRQVNEHSVCFSNGGYLHPPAWIRHLLDHPAIDCLPGRVEMMDGSGTMRLSDGRLLEGDAIVLCTASATARLPGLGWLPLRTVRGQVTFCRATASSADWRTPHCHSGYLTPALEGVHCVGATFDRLRSEPVIDPADDQTNLEELARGLPGHWAELGGHDIEVVGQLAGLRCQSVDTLPLVGPMPDATCQPHRLEPRIWLNIAHGSRGLTHTPLCADLLADQLSALPSSVDSSIIDTLAPERFVLRNRRRDPDWRP
- the glnE gene encoding bifunctional [glutamate--ammonia ligase]-adenylyl-L-tyrosine phosphorylase/[glutamate--ammonia-ligase] adenylyltransferase, whose amino-acid sequence is MKRPVEQLDLDELSRLCRFVAEARRRFPDAPHPEQPVAPPGADELDKDPAAALRRYRQLQACHILWRDLHGHDDIATTGKAVSALATDCLNLATAAAEARVRERFGRLTNEDGQSLRLAIIGLGKLGGDELNFNSDIDLVFARDGSGRSDGRRPLDASDWMRRVARELIALLDPVTAQGRVWVVDTRLRPFGEAGALVWSLSAMEQYFLSEGRTWERYAWLKAAPVAGDLETGGELIDALQPFIYRRYLDYGIFESLRELHRRIDANSRDREDDIKRGPGGIREMEFLVQSLQILRGGREPRLRCTGFLPALAASTELGLIDSESGQRIQTAYEFLRILENRLQAMTGRQGHRLPSGSDEREKLAQLMGCASWTELVEEMDDHRQAVRTLFAERFREPESVPGAARELWPVADGLDARLKQLGFEQPEQASADLEQLHDALRRRPISAEGRQRLDRLMPALLEEVSKHRPPDLALDDLLRLIEQIARRSAYLSLLRERPQTLSRLVRVFRASDRVAEWIIDSPQLIDDLLDPVHGLDLPAAPEPQKGDQEASLWALGRWRQAAFLKTALAEIDERLDVVDVGWRLSEVAAMILHKVLDLIDPDHAPAVIGYGNLGARQLHYGSDLDLVFLHREGSVPVRTVQRLISAMQMPLPGGRLFEIDTRLRPNGRAGMLVSTLDSFSEYQVNKAWTWEHQALIRARWIAGDAGLEADFENVRRQVLIQPREPETVSRELADMRQRQQRHRRESTTRKLLTDLQFIAELGVLLKAADHPDLTDARTTPEQLDLLAQAGWITPDSARELARDWMALMRMRHRNWLLREASMSDMNAMEDRVRKAWEQAFGQPGPA